AAGGTGTTTAGCTATCTAATTCCCATTGATTCTGATGCAGATTGCATACATAAATGTCCCTTGTGAGTCTTTGTTGTTGTCCCCAGGCTTCTTGATTGCCTGTCTTCCTAAAAACCTAAGTGCTGCATTATGATGATCACATCTTCCAAGAGGCATTGTTCAGGAAAAGAAGGTTATGGTTATGGTTGTGGAAGCCCTAAATCCTCATGAATCAAATTACTGCTGACGTGTTCTACAAAACTGCTAGCTAAAGCTCTTgaattctctcttttcttttgtagcCATTTCATCCGATGGTGAATTTGGAATGTTCCAGAGATTTTCGACCATTTCTTTGTGCCCTCTACGCTCCTGTGTGCATGGAGTATGGCCGTGTCACTCTGCCATGTCGCAGACTCTGCCAAAGAGCATACAGCGAATGCTCCAAACTCATGGAGATGTTTGGAGTCTCTTGGCCTGAGGATATGGAGTGTACCAGGTGAGCGAATTGTTGTTTCACAATCCCGGACTGAAATTTTAGTACCTTCTgggatattttatgatttgaAACAGATAttgttctttcctatgagagtggtgaggtgctggaacagctgcccaagaggctgtggatgccccgtccatccctggaggtgttcaaggccaggttggatggggccctgggcagcctgggctggtatgaaatggggaggttggtggccctgcctgtggcagggggttggagcttcatgatccttgaggtcctttccaaccctggccattctatgaggAAACTAGATTCATATTTCTGTCATCTTCCCAAGAGATTAATTGAAAATTTAGATATGCAGTTGCTGTAAGAAGTGCATACATGTTCTCATCCTAATGAATGAATATACCTATTTTCCTCATCATGTATGCAGACCTGGCTTTTTCTGGAATACCAAAGTAGAATACACGGCGCTAAATTCTTCTGAGAGGCATGCAAAGCTATATATGCCTGGAGATGAAGGGTCAGTTTTTCTGAGGGGAGCTGGCTGGGTTCAACGAGCATCTAAGATCTCAAAGCTCTGTTTTCAGAGGGTCTGCCTCATGTTGTATGGAAAGATGTTggagggaggttgtggagtctccttctctggagatgttcaagtctcgcctggacgcctacctgtgcgacctggtgtagggaacctgctttggcagggggttggtctcgatgatctctagaggtcccttccaacccctacaattctgtgattctgtgattctgtgattctgtgatgttttcaGCTTTACATTACAGAAATAATGTTACAGCAAAGTATTCCATGATGTTCTAGTTTATATGAAATTATGtatctgaaatggaaaacattctcttagtgcttttttttttttaaataatgactTAACAGCTAATAGCATTCAGGAGTGCAATCAGAAGAAATACTCCCTTATTGTTGAATAggaaagaatagaaaacaaagaaaagctttaGTTTTAGCAAAGAGTAAGTCAGAGGATGTTTCTAGGTCCTGATAATAGAATCAAAGATTGCTCTGTCTGTGCTGCAAACAGATGCCTGGGCCCTATAGGTCCTCCTAAGACCAACGTCAGTAGTGAAATTTCAAAACGGGAGATAAAACTCTGAAAGTTTTACTCATGCTTTGTTAGTGTCAATACACCAAAACATGCACTGTGGCAGAGAACCAAGCATGTTTAGTTTATGCTGCGCTTGCTGAGGCAGTAATGTCTAACAGAGGGAGGAACCAAACAGCCAAACTTACTGAAAGTAAGGGCACACCTTGCCCTAATTGTAGAAATATCTTCATTCTAATTTCAATGTATTAATGCTAGTATTAATGCTAGTTGGATGTTTGGTCTAACTGGTGTGGTATCCTGCCTGATAGCAGCTAGTAGGGTTGTTTAGGGAAAGGGTTTTAAGTGCTCtataaaatcattcttccttGGACACAGTAAAGCTAAATGTAGAGACTTCCTGACGTGAATTGTGTATCTTCACTTTTATGCTTAAGGCCTCAACATTCCCCTTATCCATTTGTTTCTCTATTTTCACACGTATTTTCACACTTATTTTATAGTTTCAACATCTACTGCAGTCTGGGACAGTAAGTTCTAAAGCTTGTTTATGTATGGTGTAGTGATTTGTGGATTACCTCTTATGTGGAttgtctctgttttctttccagtcacTGTGCCTGAAGTCAGACAAGTAAATGAGGCTAGTAGCCTTTGCACATTGCACGTGCCTTTCTTGTAAAtcattctttcttgctttctagATTCCCGGATTGTGATGAGCCATATCCTCGTCTTGTTGACCTCAGTTTGGGCGGGGAGCCCACAGAAGAGGCCCCCATGGCGGTACAGAGGGATTATGGTTTCTGGTGTCCTCGAGAGTTGAAAATAGACCCCGATCTGGGTTACTCTTTCCTGAGGGTACGGGACTGTTCCCCTCCTTGTCCAAATATGTACTTCCGGCGTGAAGAGCTCTCCTTTGCTCGCTACTTCATCGGAGTCATCTCCATCGTCTGCCTTTCTGCTACCTTGTTtacttttttaacttttctgatCGATGTCACAAGATTTCGCTATCCAGAAAGACCGATAATATTTTACGCCGTCTGTTACATGATGGTGTCATTAATCTTCTTCATTGGCTTTCTGCTTGAAGACCGAGTAGCGTGTAACGCGTCTAGTCCTGCCCAGTACAAGGCTTCCACGGTGACGCAGGGCTCTCACAACAAAGCCTGTACCATGCTTTTCATGGTGCTCTATTTCTTTACCATGGCTGGCAGTGTTTGGTGGGTCATTCTTACCATCACGTGGTTCTTGGCAGCCGTGCCAAAATGGGGCAGTGAAGCGATCGAGAAGAAAGCGTTGCTCTTCCACGCCAGTGCCTGGGGCATTCCAGGAACTCTAACCATCGTCCTCTTAGCAATGAATAAAATTGAAGGTGACAATATTAGCGGCGTATGTTTTGTTGGCCTCTATGATGTGGATGCATTAAGATACTTTGTACTTGCACCCCTCTGCCTGTATGTTGTTGTTGGAGTTTCCCTTCTGCTAGCTGGCATTATCTCTCTCAATCGGGTTCGCATTGAAATCCCATTAGAAAAAGAGAACCAGGACAAGCTAGTGAAGTTCATGATCCGGATTGGCGTGTTCAGTGTTCTGTACCTCGTGCCACTGTTGGTTGTAATTGGCTGCTATTTCTATGAGCAGGCTTATCGAGGGGTGTGGGAGACGACGTGGATTCAAGAACGCTGCAGGGAATATCACATCCCGTGTCCTTACCAGGTGAGGAAATCAATATCAAGTGTTGAAGTGTTCAGCAGTGCAGAAACTGGATGTTGTGGGGCTGTGTTAAGACTTTATTGTCATCTTTATTGAAAGTGGTGCTATTCCCATAAGGGAAGTTCTTGCCCTGCTCGAGTTATTGGGATAACGACTTAGACCTTCTGGAAGATTAAGTGTGATTGGAAAATTGGAGCTTTGCATCAGCTGTTTGGTACTTCTTTGTTATAGATAATgtctttggtgttttttggcTGTGTAGAACCTGCACAGGTTATAAAGATGCTGTTTTAAACCAACTTGGTGAACAGATCTTAGTGAGTTTATTGTTGGTCTCTAGAGATGTGGTGGAAGTTTTGGCATATAAGCTAAGCTGTAATCAGCCTCcttactgctttttctggaTTCTGTTGGTCTTCCCAGTTCTGTTGCCATGATCAGCTTACACATTCTGTCTTGTTTTAGAGCAATCCATGCACATGTCAGAAACAACTACGTAAAATCTGATTTGAAATGTCTCCTGAGAAAAGTCAGAGCTTACAGCTCTTCAGTTCTGTCTGTAAAGAAAATTACGTGTACCTGCCTGCTGTTTAATTGAGCTGTCGCAGGGACAGGAGGCAGTTAAGAGCATTAGATATCAAGCTGCCCACCATTTACTTCATTATTATGCTATTAGAATTGTAGATGAAGTATTGTGTTAATTACTCAAATcctactttccttttttttttgagccaAAGTGGTGAATTGGATTTGGGATGATACTTCTTCTGCAACTTATTCAAAAGCAACTTTAATTCAGAAGGGCTGTACAGCGACCGTCTACGTGGTGctgtaaagatttttaaagtCAGTATTTTGTCTCTAAAGCAGTTGAAACACCAGCTGGATCATCAAGGCTCacattttaatgcagaaaaatatcacTTTGAGGTTTGGCTTAGTTTATGTAGCTTGATAATAATCCTTTTATTACCTTTTAAccctttttattgttttctctgttaCATTTTATTAGGGTGTGACTCTTCCCTCCCATCCAATGTGTGAGCATTTTTATGGCAGGAAATATCTGTCAGAGGGTGTGTTCAGTTTCATTTGCTTGATTGACTCTTCATTGCTGCAGTTTTTAATATGTTAACTTGATTAATGCatacaaagagagaaagagagagatgtgTTTTTCACTCGTTGTTTTCAAATGCCCTTCCATATGTCTGTCTGAAATGTATATTGCTTTCTCATAacatagaagaaaaactgttttaaacGTTGAAACTTCTGATGTCTCAGCACCAGAATCCTGGTTTGTAGAAGATTAAAACGTGTAAAAGGCTGCTCAAGTCTCTAGCAAACCATTCACATAATGGCTCAGCAGGAGTCAAAAGAACAATAATGCTTTCATTCATGTCAAATTGGGTTGAAGGACCCATAGACCCTAGGGAGTGTTAGAAAGGTTTTTCTTCTAAcccattccatttttttttcttcagctgaacaTGCTTCTCCATTTAAACTATCCTGACGTAGAACTGCAGCAGATGAACAAAGCAGTGGGGAGAAATCATTTTATACTTAGTTTGTGcaagtgaaataaattattaaattagAGGAACCTTAAAGCTTTCTAGAGAGTGTCACTCACTTAGCAATAAGATGGTATTTTTCTCAGCCTTAATGTTATTTAACTCTACTTTCAAATGTTTGAATTTCAATTCTGTCATGCTTGAAGAAAAGTTTATCCTAAGCTGAGTTGATTCCACAGTAAGTATAGGGGTTTTCTGTGCGTAACTCAGTTGGGTTTGTACTGGAGTTTGCTGCTTGTGTAGGTGTGCTTTGTCCAACAGCAGCAAATCTGAGGTTAAAAATTCATTGATCCATTCAACCGTTGCTTCAGCTTTGTCATCACAGGATGATGCCACAGTAAATCATTCTGAAGAACCGCTAATGGGGGGTTGGAATCTGCAGCTGATACAGCACGTCTCTCCTGGGTGGCTCCTTGTGCAGGAGATAATCGTGCTGCAGAtgctcctggctgctgccaaGCCAGAGTGAGCCTCAGCAAGTGGGGTTCAAGTGAAAAATGGGCAAATTTCTTTGAGTGCTTTAAAATGGGCAAAATAGTTTCTGAAAGATCCCAAATTAGAGAAAGCAAATAGAGACTTCTATGCTTTGATTTTCTGGCTACCTGCGTGCTTCTGGGGTCAAGCTGGCTACATATCACTGTGTTATTTGTGGGGTCTAGGAGGCACTTGTTGCTTACCTTGCAAAATGTTTAGCTCTTCTACTTGCTGTCTGTCCTGATAAAATTAAATCCACGCCATTCCTGCTATTTCTGTTACTCTGAGCAGTGTAAATCTTGTGCATAttaatgaaagctttttttttttttggccacaAAGATATGAAAATATTCCAATATTCCCTCTCTTTGAGGATAAGATGCAGGGCAAACTGGACCTAGTGTTATCTTAGCTTGCCTTCTGTCTGCACTTCTGGTTCCTGGGAGAGATGAAGAAGCATGGGAAGGTTTTCTGAAAgtgtgcagcagctctcctcATGAACACATCTTGGTGCTCACGTTTCTCTAGAATTTTTGGCTGCTGCAGGTCAGGTAGCAGCTTTAGTCTGGGCAGCAAATGCCAAAAACAGACAGCGGTCATCCCTCTTGTGCTGTGGTTGTGAGGGCACAGACCTTAATCCACCAGAAGTTGAGTGGAGGGAGTATTGTTCTCTTTCGTATCCTgtagcaacaaaaaaacccaacacaaaaCGAGTGTTGAGAAGTAATTATTTATGGTACGTACAAGAAATGCAGTTGTACTTTCCCCATGACAGGAGAGATGCACTGTTTTTGTGGGTATCAACtttatagaatggcttaggttggagagGATCTTGCAGACCATCtggttccaatcccctgccatgggcagggctgccatccacTAGGTCAAGCTGCCCAGtatcccatccaacctggccttgagtaccttcagggatggggcatccatagcctctctgggTAGCAGTGCCAGAACCTCGCTTCTGTctgggtaaagaatttcctcctaacatcttACCTAagtctctcctcttttagtttgaagccattcccccttgccaTATtgctatcagaccatgtaaaaagccGGTCCCCTTCCTGCTCGTAAGCTCCTTCttgtactggaaggctgcaacgaagtctccctgcagccttctcttctccatgctgaacaagcccaactccttcaacctttcttcatagcagaggcACTTCAGCCCTTTGTTCATCTTCACAGCTCTCCTCTGGCCCTGCTCCAACAGCCCCACATCCatcctgtactgggggccccagacctggacgcagtactgcaggtggggcctcacgagggcagagtggaggggggcaatcacctccctgccctgctgccaccctctgctgatgcagccctgGATACTGTTGGCTGATTCATGCCCAGCCACTTGTTCgccaggacccccaagtccttctctgcagggctgctctcaagttcTTCTCCCAGACTGTATCATGTCAGGGATTTccttgacccaagtgcagcaccttgcacgtggccttgttgaacctcattaggctCTTGTGTGCATTTAGACAGGTTTTGGGGAGTTTAGTATCAGCCTGGAGAAATTTCTTAATTTAgcttaaaatattaaagcttTTATATTAGATCATCCTTCTTTCAATATGAATGATGACAAATTGAATACCTTATTaccagaaataattattttatgctAGAAGGACCATTACAGTAATTGCAGTTTCCAGTCAGGATCACTCCTCTGAAATACCTACTCACAGCAGCCTAACAGTGCCTTAACCTGTTCCTCTCCATTCTCAACATTGTGGGGACATTCTTCTTGTTCTCGAGGGGCAAATTACATCTTTGTAATTTACTTTCAACACACCAATATTAAAGGAGAAGCTGAATTTTATGTTGATTCCTCACTTTCCATTCATggccataaaaaaaaatgtatgcttGGCCTCAAAAAACATGGATATTCTTCTGGAAGGAGAGTTCCTgtagtggaaaataaaatcagtttgcACAGCCATAGGGCCTCCTATTCCCACCATGAACATGTAGCATTTGAGCTGGGCTGTGTGCATTAAAATTCTGACCTGGAGGATGTATCTCTGATGTATGATCTTTTTCATGAGAGTGTAGCACCATTTTTGCATCAAGGTAAGGTGCAGTATTGAAGCAAAAAATCAA
This genomic stretch from Meleagris gallopavo isolate NT-WF06-2002-E0010 breed Aviagen turkey brand Nicholas breeding stock chromosome 2, Turkey_5.1, whole genome shotgun sequence harbors:
- the FZD3 gene encoding LOW QUALITY PROTEIN: frizzled-3 (The sequence of the model RefSeq protein was modified relative to this genomic sequence to represent the inferred CDS: inserted 1 base in 1 codon) is translated as MAVSWMFCCFWLLDVLVGCTRGHSLFSCEPIILRMCQDLPYNTTFMPNLLNHYDQQTAALAMEPFHPMVNLECSRDFRPFLCALYAPVCMEYGRVTLPCRRLCQRAYSECSKLMEMFGVSWPEDMECTRFPDCDEPYPRLVDLSLGGEPTEEAPMAVQRDYGFWCPRELKIDPDLGYSFLRVRDCSPPCPNMYFRREELSFARYFIGVISIVCLSATLFTFLTFLIDVTRFRYPERPIIFYAVCYMMVSLIFFIGFLLEDRVACNASSPAQYKASTVTQGSHNKACTMLFMVLYFFTMAGSVWWVILTITWFLAAVPKWGSEAIEKKALLFHASAWGIPGTLTIVLLAMNKIEGDNISGVCFVGLYDVDALRYFVLAPLCLYVVVGVSLLLAGIISLNRVRIEIPLEKENQDKLVKFMIRIGVFSVLYLVPLLVVIGCYFYEQAYRGVWETTWIQERCREYHIPCPYQVTQMSRPDLILFLMKYLMALVVGIPSVFWVGSXKTCFEWASFFHGRRKKEVVNESRQVLQEPDFAQSLLRDPNTPIIRKSRGTSTQGTSTHASSTQLAMLDDQRSKAGSVHSKVSSYHGSLHRSRDGRYTPCSYRGIEERLPHGSMSRLTDHSRHSSSHRLNEQSRHSSIRDLSSNPLTHITHGTSMNRVIEEDGTSA